Proteins encoded in a region of the Tachyglossus aculeatus isolate mTacAcu1 chromosome 11, mTacAcu1.pri, whole genome shotgun sequence genome:
- the HEXIM1 gene encoding protein HEXIM1, which produces MAEPLAPERPPSPTCSSSGEANLPPAAPQEGENGDPSGAEAWHQQQQQQQHHQQQQQRQPGKKKHRRRPSKKKRHWKPYYKLSWEEKKKFDEKQSQRASRLRAEMFAKGQPVAPYNTTQFLMDDHDQEEPDLKTGLCPRRADDSSDEDFVEEAGEEEEGGSDGMGGGGGGEFLQRDFSETYERYHAESLQNMSKQDLLREYLELEKCLSRMEDENNRLRLEGRRPPEDPRLRDLELEVERLRAENLRLLNENQQKQQQQQPQPQQQQQQQQDQPPLDGLAD; this is translated from the coding sequence ATGGCCGAGCCCCTGGCCCCGGAGAGGCCGCCGTCGCCGACTTGCTCGTCGTCGGGGGAGGCCAACCTGCCGCCCGCTGCCCCGCAGGAGGGGGAGAACGGGGACCCGTCGGGGGCCGAGGCCTggcatcagcagcagcaacagcagcagcatcatcagcagcagcagcagaggcagcCGGGCAAGAAGAAGCACCGCCGGCGTCCGTCGAAGAAGAAGCGCCACTGGAAGCCCTACTACAAGCTGagctgggaggagaagaagaagttcGACGAGAAGCAGAGCCAGCGGGCCTCCCGCCTGCGGGCCGAGATGTTCGCCAAGGGCCAGCCCGTGGCCCCCTACAACACCACGCAGTTCCTCATGGACGACCACGACCAGGAGGAGCCCGACCTGAAGACGGGCCTCTGCCCGCGGCGGGCGGACGACAGCAGCGACGAGGACTTCGTGGAGGAggcgggcgaggaggaggagggcggcagCGACGGcatgggcggcggcggcggtggcgagTTCCTGCAGCGGGACTTCTCCGAGACCTACGAGCGCTACCACGCCGAGAGCCTGCAGAACATGAGCAAGCAGGACCTCCTCCGCGAGTACCTGGAGCTGGAGAAGTGCCTGTCCAGGATGGAGGACGAGAACAACCGGCTGCGGCTGGAGGGCAGGAGGCCGCCCGAGGACCCCCGGCTCCGGGACCTGGAGCTGGAGGTGGAGCGGCTGCGGGCCGAGAACCTCCGCCTGCTCAACGAGAACCAgcaaaagcaacaacaacaacaaccacaaccacaacagcagcagcagcaacagcaggacCAGCCTCCGCTCGATGGACTCGCGGACTAG